DNA sequence from the Selenomonas timonae genome:
ACACCGAACAGTATGAGATCGATACAGCCGCCCGAGAACGTCTGCCCGACCGTAATCTGCAGGATATGCGCAATCATAAAGGCGCAGCCGTCAAAGAACGCATGCAGCACATAGAGTGCCGGTGCAACGAAGAGGAAGGAGAACTCGATCGGCTCCGTGATGCCGGTCATAAAGGAGGTCAGTGCCGCAGAGAAGAGGAGACCGCCAACGACCTTCTTATTCTCCGGCTTTGCCGTCTGATACATGGCAAGACATGCGCCGATAAGTCCGAACATCATTGTGATAAAGCGTCCTGACATGAAACGTGAGATGCCGATATAGTAATGCTGTGTGTTCGGATCGCCAAGCTGGGCGAAAAAGATGCGCTGTGTCCCCTCGACGAGCTGCCCGTTGATGATCTCAGAGCCGCCGAGCGCCGTTGTCCAAAAAGGAAGATAGAAGATATGGTGCAGTCCAAACGGGCCAAGCATACGCAGGACAAATCCATAGATCAGTGTGCCGATGTACCCCGTTGCATCAACAATACCGCCAAGCCCAAAGATCAGCTGCTGGAAATGCGGCCATACGAAGAACATAATACACCCGAGAAAAATCGAGGAAAAAGAGCAGATGATCGGTACAAAACGCGATCCGCCAAAGAATCCAAGGAACGGCGGAAGCTCGATCTTATTGAATCGCTTATGCAGGAGATACGTCATAAGACCAACCACAACGCCGCCGAAAACACCCGTCTCCAAGGTCTGAATGCCGAGACTCATTCCCTGCCCGACACTTGCAAGGTTCTCTTTCGCAAGCGTCCCCGTAATGATAAGGAGTGCATTGATGGTCGCGTTCATCACAAGCAGCGCGAGCACAGAGGCAAGACCTGCCGTTCCCTTATCGCTGCGCGCAAGTCCGACGGCGATGCCGACAGCAAAGAGAATAGCGAGGTTCGCAAAGACGATGCTGCCTGCGGATGCCATAATTGTGAAGATATTCTGCAGCCAACCAATATCGAGGAATGGATACGCCTTGACCGAATTTGGATTCGACAGTGCGCCGCCAATGCCGAGCAGAAGGCCTGCGGCAGGAAGCACAGCGATCGGCAGCATAAAGGATTTCCCGAACCGCTGTGCTTTGGCGAAAAATGAACTCTCGCCGCTTGTTTGTCCGAATAAACTCATAAAAATACCTCCTCATAAAATAACATTTTATGGAACAAAGCAATCCCGCCCGCCAACAATTGTACGCCGTATCCGAAACTCCTCGTCAAAGATCGCGATGTCCGCATATTTTCCGACGCTGAGCGAGCCGAGGTCGTCGTAGACGCCCAGTTCTTCGGCGGGGGTGCGCGTCGCCATCTCCACAACGGCGGGAATCTCTGCGCCCGTATTCGCGCGTAGGATGCGCAGCCCGTCGTTCATGCAGAGGACGCTGCCCGCGATCGTGCCGTCCGCGAGCGTTGCGAGTGTGCCCTTGACGTAGACCCTCTGCCCGCCGAGTTCCGAGACACCCTCGCCGAGACCGCAGGCACGCAGGGAATCCGTGATGGGGATTAGGTTTCTCCCGCGCTTTGCATGATAGATGATGCGCTGCATTGCGGGATGGACGTGCACATTGTCCACGATCAGCTCGCAGTTCGCCTCCGTATCAAGTCCCGCACCGAGCAGGCCCGGATGACGATGATTCAGTGGCGTCATTGCGTTGCACAGATGCGTGACGTGCGTCGCGCCCGCCGCGATTGCCGCACGCGCCGTCTCGTAGTCCGCCGACGTGTGACCGATGGAGACGACAATGCCGTGCGCCCTGCAATTCTCGATAAAGTCCTTCTCCGTCAGCGTCTCGGGTGCGATCGTGATGATCTTGATGACATCCGCATAAGGCTCAATTTTTTCAAATGCAGCGGGGAGGATGTAATGCTCGTCCTGTGCACCCTTTTTCGCGGGGCTGATGAAGGGCCCCTCCATATGCGCCCCGAGAATGCGTGCCCCGCGCAACCCCTGCTCTGCCATTGCCGCGCGGATGCGCACGAGTGCACGCTCCACGGAATCGAACGCGCAGGTCATCGTGGTCGGGAGGAAGGAGGTCACGCCCGTCCTCGCTTGGAATGCGGCGATCCGTGCGAGTGCTCCCGCGTCCTCATCCATTGTATCTGCGCCGTCGCAGCCGTGGATGTGGACGTTCAGAAAGCCCGGCGCAACATACGCACCCGCAGCATCGATTAATTCATCCGCATCGGACGGACTGAACTCCGCGGCAGGGATGATCTGCATAATCTGCTCATCATAGCAGAGGACATCGTCTGTCTGTGCCTTAAAATGTCCGTCTTCATCGGGAATGATGAGGACACCGTTGCGAATCGCCTTCATCGGGAGTCACGCTTTCCCTCGCTCAGGAGTGCACCCGCCTCGTGGTCGACGATGAGGGTCACGCTCGGATGCAGCTGCAGGATGGAGGCAGGCACCTGCGGGGTGATTGCGCCCTTGACCGCGTCGCGCACCGCCTCTGCCTTCTCCGCGCCGCTCGCGAGCAGGACGATATGACGCGCGCGAAAGATCGTGCCAATGCCCATACTCATCGCCTCGCGCGGCACCTCCGCCGCCGAGGCGAAGAAGCGCGCATTTGCCTCGATCGTGCTCTCCTTCAACGCGACCTTGTGCGTTGTGCGTGTGAACGATTCTCCCGGCTCGTTGAAGCCGATGTGCGCATTGCGCCCAATGCCGAGGAGCTGCATGTCGATGCCGCCCGCCGCCATGATTGCCGCCTCATATTCCTCCGCCTCGCGCGCGGGATCGCTCGCAAGCCCGTTGGGGAAGAAGACGTGATCCTTGCGGATGTTCACATGGTCGAAGAGGTTTTCGTGCATGAAGCGATGGTAACTCTGCGGATCGTCCGCCGGAAGCCCGACGTATTCGTCCAGATTGAACGAAGTCGCCTGTGAGAAGTCCAGCCCAACCGTCTGATACAGCCAGACGAGGTTCTGGTACAGCTCGACCGGGGTGCTGCCTGTTGCAAGCCCGAGCACCGAGTCCGGCTTGATCCAGAGCTGCCCCGCAATGATCTTTGCCGCCTCCTCGCTCATCTTTTTATAGGTATCCGTAAAAATGATACGCATTGCGATACTCCCTTCTATAGGATCTGTCCTGAATTCTCCTATAATATAGCACAATTCAAAAAATAATGCAATTATATTTCATAAAATTGCTGATAAATATTTTATTTGCATAATTAAAGAAAATATATTTCTTTTTTAGATATAAAAATACGCACGTGATGTGTTCTCATCCTAAATTGGAATATCAAATCGGACAGCAGAGCGTAACAGAATCAAAAATTAAGAGTGGAGCGGTAAGATGAGCGGTGAGCGCGCAAAAAGGGGCTGTTGCACGAAACCAACGTGCAGAAGCCTCAATTTTGTGAAAAAACACAGAAGCCGGTGTTTTCAAACACCGGCTTCTGGCGTAAA
Encoded proteins:
- a CDS encoding PTS transporter subunit EIIC; this translates as MSLFGQTSGESSFFAKAQRFGKSFMLPIAVLPAAGLLLGIGGALSNPNSVKAYPFLDIGWLQNIFTIMASAGSIVFANLAILFAVGIAVGLARSDKGTAGLASVLALLVMNATINALLIITGTLAKENLASVGQGMSLGIQTLETGVFGGVVVGLMTYLLHKRFNKIELPPFLGFFGGSRFVPIICSFSSIFLGCIMFFVWPHFQQLIFGLGGIVDATGYIGTLIYGFVLRMLGPFGLHHIFYLPFWTTALGGSEIINGQLVEGTQRIFFAQLGDPNTQHYYIGISRFMSGRFITMMFGLIGACLAMYQTAKPENKKVVGGLLFSAALTSFMTGITEPIEFSFLFVAPALYVLHAFFDGCAFMIAHILQITVGQTFSGGCIDLILFGVLQGDAKTNWLYIPMVGIPWFFLYYFSFKYLILKFDFKTLGREDETEPQEAPVAAESASDHYRADLVIEGLGGRDNIEELDCCATRLRVTVKDAGKVSERLLKESGSRGLLASGNGVQVIYGPQVTVIKNEVEEQLNL
- the nagA gene encoding N-acetylglucosamine-6-phosphate deacetylase — encoded protein: MKAIRNGVLIIPDEDGHFKAQTDDVLCYDEQIMQIIPAAEFSPSDADELIDAAGAYVAPGFLNVHIHGCDGADTMDEDAGALARIAAFQARTGVTSFLPTTMTCAFDSVERALVRIRAAMAEQGLRGARILGAHMEGPFISPAKKGAQDEHYILPAAFEKIEPYADVIKIITIAPETLTEKDFIENCRAHGIVVSIGHTSADYETARAAIAAGATHVTHLCNAMTPLNHRHPGLLGAGLDTEANCELIVDNVHVHPAMQRIIYHAKRGRNLIPITDSLRACGLGEGVSELGGQRVYVKGTLATLADGTIAGSVLCMNDGLRILRANTGAEIPAVVEMATRTPAEELGVYDDLGSLSVGKYADIAIFDEEFRIRRTIVGGRDCFVP
- the nagB gene encoding glucosamine-6-phosphate deaminase, producing MRIIFTDTYKKMSEEAAKIIAGQLWIKPDSVLGLATGSTPVELYQNLVWLYQTVGLDFSQATSFNLDEYVGLPADDPQSYHRFMHENLFDHVNIRKDHVFFPNGLASDPAREAEEYEAAIMAAGGIDMQLLGIGRNAHIGFNEPGESFTRTTHKVALKESTIEANARFFASAAEVPREAMSMGIGTIFRARHIVLLASGAEKAEAVRDAVKGAITPQVPASILQLHPSVTLIVDHEAGALLSEGKRDSR